The genome window TTCTTTATTGCAGTTATTTCAATTTCTACTAGGTTTTTTTGTTGAGttggaagaaaaagaaacacagaaaataaacactgTTGGTCTACTTAGTCACTAAAAACATAAGCTGgttaacattaaataaaaaaatctagcGAGGATTGGAGAAGGTAGCTGTTGAAATATTACTAATCTCCTTATTTTGTGTACGAGCTGTTCAGGCTGAACCCAAAAGTGCAAAGTTCCTTGGTTTGTTTGGTATGGTTTTGTTTTCTGCAGCAAACTATAGCAATAGACCGTGACTTCAGAAGGGCAAtcgaaataaagaaataaatttaaaatatagttCAGAGAAGAGGACAACGTTACCAAAGCCAGATCCCATGGAAGCCTGGAAAAGAGGTAAAAGAAGGGGGTGGCGGAAGGACGAGGGTGTGTTTGCTGGGCAGACGGAAAAGGGAGGTGAAAGAGAGTAGCACAGCAATTGCTCAATCCGTATGTTTAATTAGGACAAAGATTTGATTACTATAGTAGATTTTTCCGAAGATTTTTGAGGACACGAGATAAtttcaaaatcataaaatgcGGCATAGTTCTTTATGGGAAAAGTTCAGTAACTTTCCTGCATGATGTGCTTGCAGATATCTAGTTAATTTATTACACTGATGCCCGTATTATTTCTAAATggaaaatttcatacagatatgATGTCAACTATGCACACACTTACTATACACTAGAGGGAAGGGAAATTATTCTGTAACTTTGTGGAGCAAATGAAAACATCCATTATTACGATCTACTAACAAGTTTCAAAGTTGTCAGTTGTCACTGCCTtctaaaatactttttcacaaTAAATGAAGGAGATAAGGAATCGTTTTAGAATACTTTATTATCAAAGTGTAATGTTACACAAAAGCAAGCATTAATTAGTCTAGATTCTTGTTCTACACCTAAGTGTACCACATAGTTAAAACAACAAATCTTAACACGTAAACTGGGTGTGTATTTTCAGACATTATAAAGAGACTGTGACTTATGAGCTcattatttttattcacattCATAATATCCTGTTCGTGCAAAGCGTGAGAGTAAGGCAATGCTGTGTTTTTACACACCTCACAAAATGGCATATTACTGAGTTTCAATTATTGATCCCAAACCACTGTTCAGAGACATAGTCTCACTGGGCATGGAATTGTAGAACACTCATTGAGGCGAAAGTGGTCTTTGGTGTTATTTCGCGCTAAGACATAATTACAAATTAATTTGCTTTGATGTAAGAGGGCTAAGCAGACAAGAAACTTCATactttcagtttctttttttattaaatacattttttatatttttgtgacAGGAAAGATCATTACAGTATACTTATTGGCTAGAAGAACTACAGTACGAGATACAAACAGAAAATTGCACATGGCCAGTGCAATACACATTTTCGATCTTAAATATTGTATATTTTAGTTAAGAATCCATGGGAAAGCTGAATTCAGTTAACTAAAGGAATGAGTCTTTACTTGTATCCTTAGGATCCACTTCCCTAATTAGGTACCATTTTATATCCTGGGAACAAATACTGAGTCGGCTTATAATTGAGCCAAATACGTAGCCCTGACTGGTTTATTTATTTGACTTCTTACCTGATTATGAAAGATTAAGAGTAATTAAGTGGTTGGAGCTAATGAACACGAACTTGTGTTTGCCAGGCGGTTGTTACTGTGATTATTGGCACCAGTTTGTCATTCCTCACCCCACTTCCAGAAACTGCCAAATATTATTAGACTTGCTACAAAACTAAAAGACCTGCGATTACCGCGAAGCGGTTCGCTTTCTCATTCAACTCACTTAAGCCACTGTTAATAAAGAGAGATCATAGTTTTTATATAAAATACCCCAACGGGCTTATGATCCTTGGTTGTTATTATCAATGCAAAttgcatttcaaaacaaaatcatgTCAAATATTAATTTCGCTTTCCATAACCTGTCCTTTTCTTTGAATCTTccactgtgttgttttgtgtgtgtgtgtgtgtgtgtgtgtgtgttaagcattcaaaacatttctgttatcattttaattttaaaaaacccacttccttTTACTTTGGAGACGCTTCCCTGTAGTAACTTGTTGCATATTATGTCCAAGTGAGCGTGTTAAGTGTTTGCAACAAGTAAACCGAGAGCAAGAATGCTGAAAAGAGCCAGTCCAATAAGACTGAGATATGTTTATAGAACGTGATACATTTTAGGATCTTTGCACTACGGCAAGTTCAAAACTGACACAGCACTCGTGTCGATTAGACAATATAAAGATTTGCTACAGTCTTGGAAAGTTAACCCTAGAACCATAATAATAAGCAAACACGGCATTTTAACTTGTCAGTTTTACCACTAGATTAACTGACACTTCAAGAAAAAAGCCACATGTAATGAATCCCAGGTTTAACATCTTGTGCAGTACACAGACAGTGGATTTTAATGGCTATCGGCAATGATATAAGATCTGCCATttatgtgtgcgtgtgtttgtgtctgtgatCTTATACACACGCATATATCTATATATGTTTATGCACTATACTTTTCAGAAATAACGTAAACAGCACTGTCATTTATATACCCTGTTAGAGCACACAGTAAGTTGCGTATATATATCTAGTATCCAAATGACAATAATAACAAAACCATGCAAAGTCTAATATTTCTTTATGAGATATTAGAAAGATACTGCAAACTTCCGTGTAGCAATCATTAATAACTCAGAAATGTCAATAAATCTATTTAGGAAAGGAATGTTTACTTCTAAACTAAATGGTTATTTAAATGCATCCCCATTCTGTGCATTTAGCAGTAACTGTTCCAATATTGGAGTAGGATCATTAATTAAGACACTTTGGCTGCTAGTCATTAGCAACTTTCCATGACTTTGAGCCAGAATTTAAATAACCATATGAATCGATAATGAAGTAAGACATAATCTCAAGTGTGAAGAACTGCAGTAAACACCGAGATATTCTGGACAATGACaatacattccccccccccgccccccagccattTCCTGCGCAATACGGTCATAAAGTTGGggctcttgtttgtttgtttgtttgtttgctttctttttctttctttctttctttctttctttctttctttctttctttctttcttttaagccTTTTGAAGCGATGGAAGCTAGCCGGGAGATGAAAGCACCGCTGGTGCTGCAGAAAAGGGGGCCATAAAACCCCCCCTCCCACTAGCGTGATCAGCGCGTTTCGGAGTAAACGCCCGTGGATCCGAACAGTAAAATATGAATAAGTGAGGCAAGGGGACACGCCGGTCCCGGGCAGGGGCTGAGAGCTCTGAACCAGTTCAGGCGGCTGGAGGATCACATGCTCCTCGGCAGCCTATGAGGCGCCCTCGGACTCCAGCAAACTAATCTGGAGcaggccgccccctcccccttttccccctcccaatCTGAAGTTAGTTTTTATAAACGTACCACAATGATCTAACCTGTTGGAGGCAATAACAATGTGCACCGTGCCTAGCCCGGGACCGAGCCGCAGCCAGGGATGTGCAAGGCCATGAGCAAAGCCGCGAGCTGGGAGATGGAAGGATTAAGAGGAGACGGGGTCGGCGGCGCCTCCAGCCAGTGCCGCAATTTTCTCTCGTCGCCCGTGTTCGGGGCGGCTCACTCGGGCCGCTCGGCGGCCGCCCCGGGGTTCGCGTACGCTGGGGGCCCGGAGCGCTCGGGTTCCGCGGCCCGCTCCGATCCGCCCTCCAAAGAGTGCCCGGGCTCCGCCGCTCCGCCGGCCGCCCCGGCGCTGGGCTACGGCTATCACTTTGGCAATGGATATTACAGCTGTCGGATGTCCCACGGGGTCGGGATTCAGCAGAACGCCCTGAAGTCTTCCCCCCATGCCTCCATTGGCGGCTTTCCCGTGGAAAAGTATATGGACGTCTCCAGTTTGGCCAGCACAAGCGTCCCCGCCAATGAAGTCTCCTCCCGGGCCAAGGAAGTGTCCTTTTACCAGGGCTACACCAACCCTTACCAGCACGTTCCTGGGTACATAGACATGGTCTCCACGTTCGGCTCTGGGGAGCCGAGGCACGAAACATACATCTCAATGGAGGGCTATCAGTCCTGGACTCTGGCTAATGGCTGGAACAGTCAGGTTTACTGCGCTAAAGACCAGTCCCAGAGCTCACATTTTTGGAAATCGCCCTTTCCAGGTACGCGAGGGAGAGCTTTGGTCTGAGTTTAATTTCCGCCCTGTGCTACACTCGCCGGCCTGGCGACCTGGTTACTCTGCGCACACAGCCCCCCGGCGCAGGGGGGAAATGTTGGTTAAGAATATCCCACTCTGTGTTTCCACCCTGTGTGGTagaccccagagcccagctgtcctAGCCTTATGGctagttttaaatgtgtttggATGATTGGACTTTTATTCACGTTTGCCTTTGCTGTTTTGGGAAGATGTGCCAGTTGATGTCTGGAATGCTTGGGATTGTCTCTGATTCCGCCTAGCATTTAAGACTCGCCCCAGAGTAGTTAAGAAACTGCATGCGGTGAATGTGCCCATGCACAACACCACATGCAGACAGACACAGGGAAACACACACTAAGCAAAGTTCTCCGTGTACTTTACATACATGTAACTTAACTCAACCCCCCCAGCAAATGCACTGCGAAACTTTGCAGGCTCGCTACCACGCAGGCTTGGAAAGCGATGACAGACCATCAAGATTTTCGTGCTTTAATAGCGTGTAAATAATGTGGGTGTGTAAATAATAATAAGCTGCAAACAGCCTAACATTAATTATTTTCCCATGAAAACCAGTGCCCAGCAAGTATCAGTTAAGATTTAAACGCCTGTAATAAAATTCTAATTTTTCGCATAATGTCTTTTACAATAGGGGATGTTGCACTAAACCAGCCAGATATGTGTGTCTACAGACGTGGAAGAAAGAAGCGAGTGCCATATACAAAACTGCAACTTAAAGAACTCGAGAATGAATATGCCATTAACAAGTTCATTAACAAGGACAAGAGGCGAAGGATATCCGCAGCCACAAACCTGTCTGAGAGACAAGTTACCATTTGGTTTCAGAATAGAAGGGTGAAGGATAAGAAAATAGTCTCAAAGCTGAAGGACAATGTTTCTTGATCTATTGGTTGTGGACAGTGACGGAAATATAAATGCAATTTACGATCAGCTAAAGACTTTTGGAAAGacttgaaaatatatttaatattttccccCCTTCCTATGGCGGCGAGATTTTGTGATTTGCTTTTAATTAATGTCAGCATTTTTCTCTGATCCGTAGAGAATGCTGCCAAAACTTGACTTTGTAGTtctgtttctttcttcttttttgtgtattttaatatCTTCTGTTCCTCCCTCTAGGCCAGTATAAACGACTTTAAGTATGTTGATCAGTTACAATTATAATTTTCTTAAATacttatctgtttttttttctgtaaaattgTCTCTGAACAGCCGGGTGCCAAGACTGTCAGTTGTGATTTGGTATAATACATTTCACAACCACGccgaatttgaaaaaaaaaataatgtaatgtaATTGGGGATTAAGAAATCATTACAACACTGTTCTCAGTCTAAAATAAAGTGAGCCCACCAGCATATACAGTGAGTGGTTGTTAATGTGAAAATAGCTACTTTTATGTTGTTGGGAGGTGGTTATtattttttcagagaaaaatgtaATTTGGAGCCAGATTGGAACTAGAAAAACATATTTAACTTCAGCTGTTTCCATGACTGTCTGTATTCCACATATTTTTTTGGATTTTACTTTGTAGTCATTTGCAGATTAATGATTTCATACTCCCTATTGTAAAGAATAACAAAATATTCTGTGCAGATGCATTTATTCGGATGCATCACACACAATTACTTCAAACAATACAGTTTTATAGGGTTATCATTTGCTCTTCATTAGTAAGATAGTCCGAAACAGATAAGTTTTATCAGTTTATAGCTAGCTAGTTAGCTGCATACTAGGAACACACAGTTAAATCGAATCCCAGTGTTTAATCATATTGCATATAGAGGACATGCTGTATAAAGGTGTGTATAAACGTTATGTGTATTTTTATATAATGTATTGGATGCCCTATTATCCTGTTTGTCTGAACAAGCACAAGACTCTCCACCTTCACCCCATCATGTGGTTTGAAAACTTCTTGTTACAGAAGTGAAGCTTGCTGATacctttaagttacaaaaatacacGGGTGTTAATGAAAGAAGCAATAAATGAGGACTTTCGAAAGATGCCGTAATTTATATAGATCAGAGAGGCTGGCGGTtgtgttttagttttgtttgaatctTAGTGTGCGTGTTATGATACCCATGCAGTGATTTTGATCATACAAGTCAGTTTACTGCtaggagagaaaagagaaaatctCTCCATTTATTTCTCGTGTAATTATTAAACTATGTTGTGTTCcgaactattattatttattataatagcCTATTGCTCTAAACACATTGATACTTAACGTATGTGGGTAAGACATACACTAAGTCTCTTTCCATCAAACGATATTGTTTCCGTTCTTGTTTTAAGGTCTGCTTTTACTTGGAATTGTGTTGGAAATGGGGGCTCAACTTCAAAGCCGTGAATGAGTTTGTCAAGAGCTCCTTAAAACATCTTCAATAAAAACGATTTCTTTTCAATATAAAAACAGTTGAAGAAAATCGCATTTATTTTTACAGCGTGGCGTTTCGCAGGCTGCATTATGGAAAGGCTACTTTTATGgcttgattgttttttttttttaaaaagcaagtcaGATCTCTAACGACAGGCTGCATTAAAAAGTCGAGAATACAGCCCAAAGACGGGGCTCTTTGCTATACCAGGTCTTTGTATAATGAGTAAAAGACGCTTTCTGCCTACAGTTTGCTCTATGAAACATAATTGTGGTTTTCCAGCAACTTCAGCTCCACTGTGGCATTTCGTCTCGCAAGAAATGCGGCTTCTTTGAGCAGCCTTCCAGTGTTTTAAATGTTCCATACGTGTTTGCTTCACATGGCATTTTAGAATATTTGTTGTGTCCTTAGGCCTGAATCTGCATTCACACACCAACAAGCCTCCCTGATGCAGCTGGTTTGGCTGAGTGTGGAGTTCAGAAAGCGGCCCAGAATTTTGTCAGCCCATTCATTTAACAGAATGACCTGTACAGCGAAGTGTTAGGCTCACACGTTACCCTTACACTTATTCCCACCCTCGCCCCCCACCTTCCTTtttaacttggaaaaaaaaaatctctctccgcTGGAAAGCCAGGTTCCAAATTGGATTTTCTTTCCCTGGGAAAATAAGAGACTTTGGGGGAACATAAAATCTCTAACTTGAAGGACATGGGAGATAGAGTAAATGTCCAAAAAAGTGTTGACCCGTCTCTGATAATCAATGCTGCCTTTGTTTAGAACTTTTAAAATCCCTTTCCTCTCTATATTTTAAAGTCCGTCTATCTGTTAGAACCTTTTCAccctatttttttaaacacttttaaacTAAGAAATACTCATCGGTTAGATTTTTATTGCTAACATTTAGTTTTCTTTTTGCCCAGAACTCGCTCgtattatattattttttgttgtaaGGTTAGCCTTTAGACTCAGTTTGTATCAGAATACTGAGGTGCAGATTTAGGCAAGATTACAACTCCACCTGACGTGCAAATAATACATCAGAATGAAATCTGAACCCGCTACTCACTCAATCACATATGAggagtttgcttttattttttgtccCATGGAGCCTAACGTGCAGAAGTAGAAAGAAAACGGCAACTATTGTCAGAAAGGCGAAGGCTTCCTTTTCCCCTCATCACCTGCATTTCGACGCATTATTTATAAAGTATACTGTCTGTAGGTACGCATAGAAGGAGCACGGAAGCGAGATGGAAGAAATTAAAGAATGCTTCGGCAGAAAGTATGGAGAGCTGCTCTGGTGCTAGAGACAACGTCTTCATCAAAGGCTATTGGATTCTGTACAGTTGTTTGGAATATCAGATGAATTATAATATACCCAGCCATTGTGTGTGCAGTGTACATTTCATATCACTGCCAGCACCTAACTAAGAGACCTTATGGCCCCACAGTTTATGTATAGTAATTTATTTTAGACTAATGAAGCGTAGCGTAATCGTAATGATTCTGCTACTATAGATAATTAATGTACTCACTACTTGTGAGAAATAAAAGTGTGAAAGAGAAAGTTCTATTTCACACTATTCAAGAGTACTTTGATTATACATATTAGCAGAATTCTGATGACTGAAATATCTTTATTATATAATACATGTATAGTTTTATTTCACATAATTAATTAGTACATTAGTAAATTGAATTGAAATATGGCGTGATGGTGACTTGGCTGCCCTCTATTTACCATTGATCTTGACTCCTATAGTAGTGCTGTGCAGTGAGTGTGGATGTACAGGACAATCCTGCCATCTCCTGGACAATCTCTGGCATAGGCTGGGAAAGCACTTCACTCCCGTTCCAGCTGCCGCATCTCCACAGTACAAATGACAACTCAATATCATTAATTTACACGGCACAACTTTCATATTCAAAGGGAAAGACTATGCTTATAAAATCAAAGGGTTTGGAAGCGTAATCAGGTCTAGTAGTCACACTACTTTTGATCCAACACTTACCCAAAAGCGCTTAAGAGCAAAGGTCTCGATCTAGCTCTATAATAAACGATTACATTTCTTGTACAAATAAGAATATAGGGATAGGCACGTTTGATTAAAGaatatggtttaacaaatgaggCGTGTGTTTACAGCTGAAGATATCCTCTCCAACAAGACTTCTGGTCACTGATATTTTCACCCCACCACCGGCAAAAATTTTGAACAAGGATTATATTACAAAATATTGTGTCATGCTTGCGCAGACTTAAACATAACCATTATTTTCTTCAGCTATAAATACCTCTGCTGTTGCTAAGATTTTTCtttccatatttattttattattcatttacaATTATAGATGAGTTTAAGGTTAATTGAAAAGTCCTGGTTTCTCTAACACCATAAAAACTAGTTTGAAGTGTCACCTTCCTTTCCGGTAACAGAGCTCACATCTATtcttggttggtttgtttttttactgggGGAAAATATACTCTTTTGAACACAAAATGTCCATTCTTTTCTTCTGAGAGGCTAAAAGCAGTTGCAGATTTCTTTATGAAACGCTAGGGCGGAAGAGAACTAAACTTTTCCCAACTATTTCCCAGCATATTGGAAAACGAAAACAAATAAGTTAATAAGAGAGACTCAATTGGTAGACATAACTCAAACAATAAAAATTAAGAGCAGTGGTCAGTAATATCCTCCAGCACTGCTTGTGTGGTCTTGTGTGGTCTAGGAGGATAATCTGGAGAGTAATCATTTAAAGATTTTCTTCCTGGGCAATGAAATTACTGTATAATTTACTCAAAATTCCCATTAAACAGAAAGACGAGTTTCATTAGGAAAATGTCAATGTCTGATCTCCTCATAGAAATAAAGCCAAGATTAAAACTATAATTAACAAGACAATAACATGGAAAATTAACCTTTAGTGTTAACCATGTTTGATATTTTAATCGAGCTAAGGTAACACGATGAAGTCAGTGCTTTATGTTTCTGTTTGAAGCTGGGTTAATTCCGTTGTGGGGACATCCCGTTTATGGAAGCGATCCATATGAAATAGTCAGATTAGAAGCAGCGTGTATGTATTTACTGTGTGAAATGTATTAAATGGATGGATGCCGAAAATATTATTTAGAAGTCGACTTTATGTTCCGAAAACCTGCTCTGAAGACTGCTGACTGATGAAGAGTGATCTCAAAAATATCCATGCTCATCTGAAGCTTTTTCCTCTGATAACTTGCCCCACATCAGCCGCCTTACCCCATATTTCCGTATGTTTTAGCAAATAGGTTCAAGACTCTTGCGCCATTAGCCGTATTTTTCATGGACTATTTCGGCCTTAGTTACTATACAGAAGGCCTCGCGGAATTCAGAACTGACTCTTCAAAAGCTCCACAACTCTTTCGCTCGCCCTTTGCCAAAGTCATGCGGTATGAAGTGTGGACGCTCACTAATGTCATTTTTAATTCCGTTGTTATGCGAAAAGCAGGGGGGGAATTCTTTAAATCATGTTTGACCCTGAAAAACCCCGAGTGCCAAGAGCTGACCACCTAATGGCGGAAAAATAAACGCTATGGAAATTATGTCATATCAGCCAGACAATTTAAAACCGGTGGCGACCACTCTAATCATTGCCTTGTCTTATTGCACCTCCGACTAGACGTGTTTTCTCGCAGTTTCCGAATTAATTCTTAGCTTCTTCTCTCGCCAGTCCTTAGGAATAAGCCTGATTTGCGaaaataagaataaataaatCAAGAAAACCTTTACTTTGGGCGGGTTATGCTAAAATGTATTGCACGTGATAGAAATGTATTCTTTGgactttatttttatatactttgcaatgttaaaaataaagactCCTCAAGAAGAAACGTGTTGGGGGAAAGAGTGGAAcgggttttatttttaacagtgtgtgTGCACTGGGAAATGTAAATTACTGAACGCCCTGTAAAGAACACAGACCTTCGATGATTACGCTCTCCCCCACATGGTGACAATGCAAGTTAAAATGTGAAAACCTGAAAGGGGCATAAATCTACAGCTAGAGTCATATCGGATCATTATCATAATCATACCAATAATAGCAGAGCATCGATGAGGATTTTAATTTCAAGCACGTATACAATGATGTTTGCAATAAACATATATGTACATGTGCATCTGTATGTATAGCAAATAGCTTCACACCTTTACAATAAATGAGGAAACCCTAGGTGAGAAATAACGCGTAATAATCATAATGATCGAGTCAAGTAGGCATAA of Natator depressus isolate rNatDep1 chromosome 11, rNatDep2.hap1, whole genome shotgun sequence contains these proteins:
- the HOXD13 gene encoding homeobox protein Hox-D13 gives rise to the protein MCKAMSKAASWEMEGLRGDGVGGASSQCRNFLSSPVFGAAHSGRSAAAPGFAYAGGPERSGSAARSDPPSKECPGSAAPPAAPALGYGYHFGNGYYSCRMSHGVGIQQNALKSSPHASIGGFPVEKYMDVSSLASTSVPANEVSSRAKEVSFYQGYTNPYQHVPGYIDMVSTFGSGEPRHETYISMEGYQSWTLANGWNSQVYCAKDQSQSSHFWKSPFPGDVALNQPDMCVYRRGRKKRVPYTKLQLKELENEYAINKFINKDKRRRISAATNLSERQVTIWFQNRRVKDKKIVSKLKDNVS